The bacterium genome contains a region encoding:
- a CDS encoding sugar transferase, giving the protein MLFETIKRVIDIAASVVLLIFFLPIMIVTAIAVKITSPGTVLVEKDNKTAQRVGKNGKIFYHLKFRSMVSQGYDVIKNNPKFKKLYEEYKRSNFKLNKDPRVTKVGKFIRKYSIDETPQFINVLKGDMSLVGPRPCFVDELDEQKKRFPECEKHIKEMLKVKPGITGYWQVSGRSNVNFDKRVEMDAYYARKKSLLFDILIILKTPYAMISGRGAV; this is encoded by the coding sequence ATGTTATTTGAAACAATAAAACGAGTAATAGATATCGCCGCCTCAGTAGTACTGTTAATTTTCTTTTTACCAATAATGATTGTTACTGCAATAGCAGTTAAAATTACATCTCCTGGAACAGTATTGGTTGAAAAAGACAACAAAACTGCTCAAAGGGTGGGTAAAAATGGAAAAATATTTTATCACTTGAAATTCAGGTCTATGGTATCTCAAGGTTATGATGTAATTAAAAATAATCCCAAATTTAAAAAACTCTATGAAGAGTATAAAAGGTCTAATTTTAAATTAAACAAAGATCCAAGAGTTACTAAAGTTGGTAAGTTTATTAGAAAGTATTCAATTGACGAAACACCCCAATTTATCAATGTTTTAAAAGGAGATATGAGTCTGGTTGGCCCAAGGCCTTGTTTTGTTGACGAACTCGATGAACAAAAGAAAAGATTCCCTGAGTGCGAAAAACATATTAAAGAAATGTTGAAAGTTAAACCTGGGATTACTGGATATTGGCAAGTCTCTGGTAGAAGTAATGTCAATTTTGATAAACGAGTTGAGATGGATGCCTACTATGCAAGGAAAAAGTCACTTTTATTTGATATATTAATAATCCTAAAAACTCCTTATGCTATGATTAGTGGTAGAGGTGCTGTATAA
- the recO gene encoding DNA repair protein RecO produces MKLKTYTSEGVILSRKNYSEGDRILVVLSKHYGKVSLLAKGVRKIKSRKRGHIEIFSKLKFSAVHGKGMDIVVEAETIDDFKEVRVNLNKISLAYYFCEVVNKITQEDGRPSSVYDLLSFKLEQLKTETRLKKLRIQFIYDLLTKMGYWPENKKIIDADLVLQNVLERNINSVRVGKKISF; encoded by the coding sequence GTGAAACTAAAAACATATACTTCCGAAGGTGTAATACTGTCTCGAAAAAACTACAGTGAGGGAGACAGGATATTAGTAGTACTTTCCAAACATTACGGCAAAGTCTCGTTGCTGGCAAAAGGAGTAAGGAAAATTAAATCCAGAAAAAGAGGGCATATAGAAATATTTTCAAAACTTAAGTTTTCAGCTGTACACGGAAAGGGAATGGATATCGTTGTTGAAGCAGAAACAATTGATGACTTTAAAGAGGTACGTGTCAATTTAAATAAAATATCCTTAGCATATTATTTTTGTGAAGTAGTAAATAAAATCACACAGGAAGATGGCAGGCCTTCTTCAGTTTACGATTTGTTGTCGTTCAAGCTGGAACAACTAAAAACTGAAACAAGATTAAAAAAGTTAAGGATACAGTTCATATATGACCTGTTAACAAAAATGGGTTATTGGCCAGAGAATAAAAAAATAATAGACGCTGACTTAGTTTTACAAAACGTCTTAGAAAGAAACATCAATTCTGTCAGAGTAGGTAAAAAGATTTCATTTTAA
- a CDS encoding cell division/cell wall cluster transcriptional repressor MraZ yields the protein MLIGNYSAVLSDARRVAVPKKFTTELGEKPILAMWYEDCLILVQNSFWTTLSNSLVGGRNKDFGVRNIERFILGSAFETDPDEQGRIIIPESLAGYANLQKDLVFLGLVDRVEIWSKDVWDKKQIDLQKITREYIDNLMKNEK from the coding sequence ATGTTAATCGGAAACTACTCGGCGGTATTAAGCGACGCAAGAAGAGTCGCAGTACCTAAAAAATTTACAACTGAATTAGGAGAAAAACCAATACTCGCCATGTGGTATGAGGATTGTTTAATCTTAGTTCAAAACAGCTTTTGGACAACACTTTCAAACTCACTTGTTGGTGGTAGAAATAAGGATTTTGGAGTTAGAAATATCGAAAGGTTTATATTGGGTTCTGCATTTGAAACAGACCCCGATGAACAAGGAAGAATTATTATTCCTGAATCTTTGGCTGGATATGCCAATTTACAAAAAGACCTCGTATTTTTAGGTCTAGTCGATAGAGTAGAAATTTGGTCAAAAGATGTTTGGGATAAAAAACAAATTGATTTACAAAAAATTACTAGAGAGTATATAGATAATTTAATGAAAAATGAAAAATGA
- a CDS encoding sugar phosphate nucleotidyltransferase codes for MLNLFQRKSSKENYKDHLYALILAGGGGTRLWPKSLEKSPKQFLEIFNGKTLVEITGERLNKFLPWEKIFVVTTSKPYGDKIRKLLPKVPKENILVEPERKDSAAAHALGAVYILNKDSNAVIINAASDHFVSPQHNYEKTMHAATKYAFENNCLISIGIRPSYPHTGMGHLKKGNKIAVSEGRYVYKLSRFIEKPPIELAKKYTESGEYFWNANHYVWRADKFLEEVKTYARKLYLGMEKIKENIGGNNEHRVIESEYKKFDKISVDYAISEKTKDICMLIADYNWTDIGDWNEVWKNLPKDTSGNVLISSNEEGGEIINIDTTDALIHSDGRLIAAIDVDNLIIVDTKEALLVCSKSHAQSVKKIVEKLKNDGRKELL; via the coding sequence TACGCTCTTATTTTAGCGGGCGGAGGTGGCACTAGACTTTGGCCGAAGTCACTTGAGAAATCTCCAAAACAATTCTTAGAAATATTTAATGGTAAGACCTTGGTTGAAATTACTGGTGAGAGATTAAATAAATTTCTTCCGTGGGAGAAGATATTTGTTGTTACTACATCAAAGCCCTATGGTGACAAAATAAGAAAGTTATTGCCCAAAGTTCCTAAAGAAAACATCTTAGTTGAACCGGAAAGAAAAGATAGCGCTGCTGCACACGCTCTTGGGGCTGTCTACATTTTGAATAAAGATTCAAACGCCGTCATTATCAATGCTGCCTCTGATCATTTTGTTAGCCCGCAACACAATTATGAGAAAACAATGCATGCTGCAACAAAATATGCATTTGAGAATAATTGTTTAATTTCAATAGGAATTCGGCCTTCGTATCCTCATACTGGGATGGGTCACTTAAAGAAAGGTAATAAGATTGCAGTGTCTGAAGGTAGGTATGTATATAAATTGAGTAGATTTATTGAAAAACCACCTATTGAGCTTGCTAAAAAATATACAGAGTCGGGGGAATATTTTTGGAATGCAAACCATTATGTATGGCGAGCAGATAAATTTTTAGAGGAGGTTAAAACATACGCAAGAAAGCTTTATCTGGGTATGGAGAAAATTAAGGAGAATATTGGCGGAAACAACGAACACAGAGTGATCGAAAGTGAGTACAAAAAGTTTGATAAGATTTCCGTGGATTACGCAATTTCAGAAAAAACTAAAGATATATGTATGTTAATTGCAGATTACAACTGGACCGATATCGGCGATTGGAACGAGGTTTGGAAAAATTTACCCAAAGATACATCCGGTAATGTATTAATTTCAAGTAATGAAGAAGGGGGAGAGATTATAAATATTGACACTACTGACGCTTTAATCCATTCTGACGGTAGATTGATTGCTGCAATAGATGTAGATAATCTAATCATTGTAGACACAAAAGAAGCGCTTTTGGTTTGTTCAAAAAGTCACGCCCAATCTGTCAAGAAGATAGTTGAAAAACTTAAAAACGACGGGAGAAAAGAGCTTCTTTAA
- a CDS encoding cupin domain-containing protein — translation MKGYKANIEKQTLENENFRQVRYTSKNFQLVLMALKPKEEIGLETHPDNDQFFRFEQGHGKVFIDQRTTEVSDGDAVIVPAGAKHNIVNISETEYLKFYTIYGPPHHKDKTVHKLKKDALTSEEEFDGITSE, via the coding sequence ATGAAGGGTTATAAAGCAAATATTGAGAAACAGACCTTAGAAAATGAGAATTTCAGACAGGTTAGATATACTTCTAAAAACTTCCAACTTGTTCTAATGGCATTAAAACCAAAAGAAGAGATAGGTCTTGAGACACACCCAGATAATGATCAATTTTTCAGATTTGAACAAGGTCACGGTAAAGTGTTCATAGATCAAAGGACGACTGAGGTTTCAGACGGAGACGCTGTGATTGTTCCAGCAGGAGCAAAGCATAATATAGTAAATATTTCAGAAACTGAGTATTTAAAATTTTATACAATTTATGGACCACCACATCACAAAGATAAAACAGTACATAAACTTAAAAAAGATGCTCTAACTTCGGAGGAAGAATTTGATGGTATTACCTCAGAATAA
- a CDS encoding glycine--tRNA ligase, giving the protein MDLMQKITSLAKRRGFIFQSSEIYGGYQGFWDYGPVGVELKKNIKNEWWKTMVYGREDVVGIDASVVMNPIVWEKSGHLKAFSDPLVECKECHKRFRADHLDVLRNHENEHDGVEWTEAKTFNLMTEVLLGTTEPKEKSYLRGEITQGVFVNFKNVVDSTRIKIPFGIAQIGKAFRNEVTPGNFTFRSKEFEQMELEYFVYPSEKESEKTYEGFKEIRMNWYKDLGLDAKKLRFADHTPDKRAHYAKYATDIEYQAPFGWSEMEGVHHRGDYDLSSHGLKYRDGTTNEEYVPWVIETSGGVDRATLFFLIDSYIEDEGRVYLKLNPKIAPYKVAVFPLLGNKPDLIKKARDIYENLKKNFVVTWDDRGNIGKRYAAQDEIGTPWCVTVDFDTEKDNSVTVRDRNTGKQERIAIDKLSDYFQNKLDA; this is encoded by the coding sequence ATGGATTTGATGCAGAAGATTACATCCCTAGCTAAACGCAGAGGATTTATATTTCAAAGTAGTGAAATATATGGTGGCTATCAAGGGTTTTGGGATTATGGACCTGTTGGTGTAGAACTCAAGAAGAATATTAAAAATGAGTGGTGGAAAACAATGGTATATGGAAGAGAAGACGTTGTTGGAATAGACGCTTCAGTTGTTATGAATCCAATTGTCTGGGAGAAGTCGGGGCATTTAAAGGCCTTCTCAGACCCCCTTGTCGAGTGTAAAGAGTGTCACAAAAGATTTAGGGCAGATCACTTGGATGTCTTAAGAAATCACGAAAATGAGCACGACGGTGTCGAGTGGACCGAGGCAAAAACCTTCAACCTTATGACAGAGGTATTACTGGGCACCACAGAACCCAAGGAAAAGTCTTATTTAAGGGGTGAAATAACTCAGGGGGTATTTGTAAATTTTAAAAATGTTGTTGATTCAACAAGGATAAAAATTCCATTTGGTATTGCACAGATAGGTAAAGCATTTAGGAATGAAGTAACACCCGGTAATTTTACTTTTAGGTCAAAAGAGTTTGAACAAATGGAACTTGAATATTTTGTCTATCCTTCTGAAAAAGAAAGTGAAAAAACCTATGAAGGGTTTAAAGAGATAAGAATGAATTGGTATAAAGACTTAGGGCTAGATGCAAAAAAACTTCGCTTTGCTGACCATACCCCAGACAAAAGAGCACATTATGCCAAATATGCAACAGATATTGAATACCAAGCTCCATTTGGGTGGAGTGAAATGGAGGGAGTGCATCACAGGGGAGATTATGACTTGAGTAGTCACGGATTAAAATACAGAGATGGCACAACAAATGAGGAATATGTACCCTGGGTTATTGAAACTTCTGGTGGAGTAGATAGGGCAACGCTTTTCTTCCTGATTGATTCTTATATTGAAGATGAAGGTAGGGTCTATCTTAAACTTAATCCAAAAATTGCACCATACAAGGTTGCAGTATTCCCATTACTTGGAAACAAACCTGATCTAATTAAAAAAGCCAGAGATATTTATGAAAATTTAAAGAAAAATTTTGTGGTTACTTGGGATGATAGGGGAAATATTGGTAAGAGATATGCGGCTCAAGATGAAATTGGTACACCTTGGTGTGTAACTGTTGACTTTGATACTGAAAAAGATAATTCAGTCACAGTGCGTGATAGAAATACTGGCAAACAAGAAAGAATAGCTATTGACAAACTCAGTGATTATTTCCAAAATAAACTAGATGCTTAA
- a CDS encoding DUF4012 domain-containing protein, whose product MEQESAILIPKIEPDKKVEVVVPQEHPGKKIRIRKKTAIILSIVLFIILIFTIPSILFFSKAQKTYKELSPIIASAEFSDLDKVKSDFSTAKNSIFELRQSYVLVSWMKYLPFAGSYVSDLGAVLNASVKGFEAGEIAFVTLDPLLLELGYKKDGVDSSEKSAQERIDFVVNSIPEIVPKADEISLKLIEAEVELSKIDPNRYPEEIRGIKLRNQIKTFLDIFKSISKYVSESKPLLESAPYLLGVDNEDGTPNERNYLVLFQNDKELRPTGGFLTAYSVMKVSNAKFEPVTSDDIYNLDAKYKPAYPAPDAIVDLIKGPYILSKNVRLRDMNYNPDFKLSMDFFSEEASKVGMDGIDGIIAVDTFLLVNILDALGEIGVPGFGNYSSKNDPRCNCPQVVYELESFADIEGPIIWDPLTGKIILRPPNSDNRKKIIGPLMNSILANAMAQPKDKIPDLLNAVFNSVIEKHVLFYMFDKDAQNAVEGFGIAGRIEDYPNGDYLHISDSNLGGRKSNLYVRHEVEQDIEINKDGMVEKTVVLTYKNPEKHDGWLNSVLPNWVRIYVPQGSKLISVEGLLKEYETVDELGKTVFSGHFSLRPEGVSKVVFKYTLPFKVTGDYNLLIQKQPGTDAPLYVIRSGKYEEEFLLKTDKELKIGL is encoded by the coding sequence ATGGAACAAGAATCTGCCATCCTAATACCTAAAATTGAACCAGACAAGAAAGTAGAAGTTGTTGTTCCCCAAGAACATCCAGGTAAAAAAATTAGAATCAGGAAAAAAACTGCAATAATTTTATCTATAGTATTATTCATAATTTTAATTTTTACAATTCCTTCGATTCTATTTTTTAGTAAAGCACAAAAAACATATAAAGAATTATCTCCAATAATTGCCTCTGCTGAATTTAGTGATTTAGACAAAGTAAAGTCTGACTTTAGTACGGCTAAAAATTCAATTTTTGAGTTAAGACAATCATATGTCTTAGTTTCTTGGATGAAGTACTTGCCATTCGCTGGTAGTTATGTTTCTGATTTGGGTGCTGTTTTAAATGCTTCTGTAAAAGGGTTTGAGGCAGGTGAGATAGCTTTTGTCACACTTGACCCACTTCTTTTGGAGCTTGGTTATAAAAAAGATGGGGTTGACTCCTCAGAAAAATCTGCACAAGAAAGAATTGATTTTGTAGTTAATTCAATACCTGAAATTGTCCCAAAAGCTGATGAAATTTCCTTAAAACTAATAGAAGCAGAGGTTGAGTTGTCAAAAATAGATCCAAACAGATATCCTGAAGAGATCAGAGGCATAAAGTTACGGAATCAGATAAAAACATTTTTAGATATTTTTAAATCTATATCAAAATATGTTTCAGAAAGTAAACCACTTTTGGAAAGTGCACCCTATCTTTTAGGGGTAGATAATGAAGACGGTACACCTAACGAGAGAAATTATTTAGTTTTATTTCAAAATGACAAAGAACTAAGACCTACAGGCGGTTTTTTGACCGCCTATTCTGTGATGAAGGTCAGTAACGCCAAATTTGAACCTGTAACTTCAGATGATATATATAACTTGGACGCAAAATATAAACCCGCTTATCCTGCCCCTGATGCGATTGTTGACCTGATTAAAGGTCCATATATTTTGTCAAAAAATGTGAGACTTAGAGATATGAATTACAATCCTGACTTTAAGTTATCTATGGATTTTTTTTCTGAAGAGGCTTCAAAAGTTGGAATGGATGGCATTGACGGTATAATTGCAGTTGACACTTTTTTACTTGTTAATATATTAGATGCCTTAGGTGAAATTGGAGTTCCTGGGTTCGGCAACTACTCCTCAAAAAACGACCCAAGGTGTAATTGCCCTCAAGTTGTTTACGAACTAGAAAGTTTTGCAGATATTGAAGGGCCAATTATTTGGGATCCGCTAACTGGAAAAATAATCTTGAGGCCACCAAACTCTGATAACAGAAAGAAGATTATAGGTCCTCTGATGAATTCAATTTTAGCCAATGCAATGGCCCAACCTAAAGATAAAATTCCAGATTTATTAAATGCTGTTTTTAATTCTGTTATTGAAAAGCACGTTTTGTTTTATATGTTTGACAAGGATGCCCAAAACGCAGTTGAAGGTTTTGGTATAGCAGGTAGAATTGAAGACTACCCAAATGGCGACTATCTTCATATTAGCGACTCAAATTTAGGCGGTAGGAAGTCAAACCTTTATGTCCGCCACGAGGTTGAACAGGATATCGAAATAAATAAAGATGGAATGGTTGAAAAAACAGTTGTCTTAACATATAAAAATCCAGAAAAGCATGATGGTTGGTTAAATTCTGTTCTTCCTAATTGGGTTAGGATTTATGTTCCTCAAGGATCAAAACTTATTTCAGTTGAGGGTTTGTTGAAAGAGTATGAAACAGTAGACGAATTAGGAAAAACTGTATTTTCAGGACACTTTAGTTTAAGACCAGAAGGTGTATCAAAAGTAGTTTTTAAATATACACTGCCTTTTAAGGTTACGGGAGACTACAATTTATTAATTCAAAAACAGCCGGGAACAGATGCACCACTTTATGTTATTAGAAGTGGTAAATACGAAGAAGAGTTCTTGTTAAAAACGGACAAAGAACTTAAGATAGGGTTGTGA